A DNA window from Gasterosteus aculeatus chromosome 16, fGasAcu3.hap1.1, whole genome shotgun sequence contains the following coding sequences:
- the LOC120833862 gene encoding granzyme B isoform X1: MFHMHWLIVFQLLPFTGATKSGIVGGKVAKPHSRPYMASLQLQGKHSCGGLLIREDFVLTAAHCKQNQPMTVVLGAHNIRKKEKSQQRIRVAKYHQHPDYTGEYDYDIMLLQLENNATLTRSVKAIRLPRKSGKVPANIKCAVAGWGQTAKTASSDVLKDATEVIQFGFECKNIWKQYFNSEHMICTKFDKKKGGICQGDSGGPLICNKVLQGLTAFTVKGDCNNPKYPHVFIKVSSFLPWIKKVMN; encoded by the exons ATGTTCCACATGCACTGGCTGATCGTGTTCCAGCTGCTCCCCTTCACTG GGGCAACTAAGAGCGGCATAGTGGGGGGGAAGGTCGCAAAGCCTCATTCTAGGCCCTACATGGCATCACTCCAACTTCAGGGCAAACATTCATGTGGCGGATTGCTCATTCGGGAGGACTTTGTTCTGACAGCAGCACACTGCAAACA AAATCAGCCAATGACGGTGGTACTTGGGGCACATAACAtcaggaagaaagagaaaagtcaGCAACGGATCCGAGTAGCCAAGTACCATCAGCATCCAGATTACACCGGAGAATACGACTACGACATAATGTTGCTTCAG TTAGAGAACAATGCCACGCTGACGAGGTCAGTGAAGGCCATCAGGCTGCCTAGGAAAAGTGGGAAAGTCCCCGCAAACATCAAATGTGCCGTTGCCGGCTGGGGCCAAACCGCCAAAACGGCGTCCTCAGATGTGCTAAAAGACGCCACGGAAGTGATACAGTTCGGCTTTGAGTGCAAAAATATATGGAAACAATACTTCAATTCTGAGCACATGATCTGTACCAAATTTGACAAAAAGAAGGGAGGGATTTGCCAG GGCGATTCTGGGGGACCACTGATCTGCAACAAAGTGCTACAGGGTTTGACAGCTTTTACCGTGAAAGGTGATTGCAACAATCCCAAATATCCACACGTCTTCATCAAAGTCAGTTCCTTTCTTCCCTGGATTAAGAAAGTTATGAATTGA
- the LOC120833860 gene encoding UDP-glucuronosyltransferase has translation MSGEVWFPALGLVAWLCCLSLGPAQGGKVLVVPVDGSHWLSMKILVKELSHRGHEAVVLVPETSLLIHGSQSYRTEMYQVPFTKAELDGAFNQLKDGVFLKPPMITDLFINIQRLVNFTSMQVGACESLLYNQPLMSKLKSEGFDLVLTDPFLPCGSILSHVFSIPAVYFLRGLPCELDSRANHCPAPVSYVPVAFTGNTDIMNFPQRVKNMLMSILESYVCRVLYYNFEDLVSRYLGNDITYKGLLSNGAIWLLRYDFTFEWPKPLLPNMVFIGGINCAKKAPLPADLEEFVEGSGDDGFIVFTLGSMVSDMPKKKAKQFLDAFRQIPQRVVWRYTGNFTEDVPKNVKLMKWLPQNDLLAHPKAKVFMTHGGTHGIYEGICNAVPMLMFPLFGDQGDNVHRLVSRGVAEKLLIYDVTTETLLVAIKKIINDKSYKEKITTLSDIHLDRPVEPLDLAVFWTEFVMRHKGAAHLRVAAHDLNWIQYNSLDVFVFFAVVLAGVLWVTLKGCLFCGRKCFRKGTPKRKQA, from the exons ATGAGCGGCGAGGTGTGGTTTCCTGCACTGGGGCTGGTGGCCTGGCTGTGCTGCCTCAGTCTGGGGCCCGCACAAGGGGGGAAGGTACTGGTTGTGCCTGTGGATGGGAGCCACTGGCTCAGCATGAAGATACTGGTGAAGGAGCTCAGCCACAGGGGCCACGAGGCTGTTGTGCTGGTGCCCGAAACCAGCCTGTTGATCCACGGCTCACAGAGCTACAGGACTGAGATGTACCAGGTGCCCTTCACCAAAGCCGAACTGGATGGAGCATTCAACCAGCTGAAGGATGGAGTTTTCCTCAAGCCACCGATGATCACAGACTTGTTTATTAACATTCAGCGTTTGGTTAACTTCACATCGATGCAGGTGGGAGCCTGCGAGAGTCTGCTGTACAACCAGCCTCTTATGAGTAAACTGAAGAGTGAGGGCTTCGATCTCGTGCTCACAGACCCCTTCCTTCCCTGCGGCTCCATCCTGTCTCACGTCTTTTCCATTCCAGCTGTTTATTTTTTGCGTGGTCTTCCGTGTGAGCTGGATTCAAGGGCGAACCATTGCCCCGCTCCCGTTTCCTATGTTCCTGTGGCCTTCACCGGTAATACAGACATCATGAACTTCCCACAGAGGGTCAAAAATATGTTGATGTCCATTTTGGAGTCATATGTTTGTAGAGTATTGTATTACAACTTTGAGGATCTGGTCAGCAGGTACCTTGGAAACGACATCACCTACAAGGGCCTGCTTAGTAACGGAGCGATCTGGCTCCTCAGATATGACTTTACTTTTGAATGGCCCAAACCTCTTTTGCCGAACATGGTCTTTATTGGAGGGATCAACTGTGCAAAGAAAGCTCCTCTTCCAGCG GACTTGGAGGAGTTTGTGGAGGGCTCGGGAGACGACGGCTTTATCGTCTTCACCCTGGGCTCAATGGTGTCCGACATGCCGAAAAAGAAGGCCAAACAGTTCCTCGATGCCTTTCGGCAAATTCCTCAAAGG GTTGTTTGGAGATACACTGGAAACTTCACTGAAGATGTACCCAAGAATGTGAAACTCATGAAGTGGTTACCTCAGAATGATCTCCTAG CCCATCCCAAAGCTAAAGTGTTCATGACTCACGGCGGTACCCACGGGATCTACGAGGGTATCTGCAATGCCGTGCCCATGCTCATGTTCCCACTGTTTGGGGACCAGGGGGACAACGTGCATCGCCTGGTGTCCCGCGGTGTTGCAGAGAAACTCTTAATTTACGATGTGACAACTGAAACTCTACTAGTGGCAATTAAGAAAATCATCAACGACAAAAG TTACAAGGAGAAGATAACGACGCTGTCGGACATACACTTGGACCGTCCCGTGGAGCCTTTGGACCTGGCCGTCTTCTGGACCGAGTTCGTCATGAGACACAAAGGAGCTGCACATTTAAGGGTAGCGGCACACGACTTGAACTGGATTCAGTACAACAGCCTggatgtctttgtcttttttgccGTCGTCCTCGCCGGTGTCCTGTGGGTCACACTGAAAGGCTGCTTGTTCTGCGGCCGCAAGTGTTTCAGGAAAGGGACACCGAAGAGGAAGCAAGCGTAG
- the LOC120833862 gene encoding cathepsin G isoform X2: MASLQLQGKHSCGGLLIREDFVLTAAHCKQNQPMTVVLGAHNIRKKEKSQQRIRVAKYHQHPDYTGEYDYDIMLLQLENNATLTRSVKAIRLPRKSGKVPANIKCAVAGWGQTAKTASSDVLKDATEVIQFGFECKNIWKQYFNSEHMICTKFDKKKGGICQGDSGGPLICNKVLQGLTAFTVKGDCNNPKYPHVFIKVSSFLPWIKKVMN; the protein is encoded by the exons ATGGCATCACTCCAACTTCAGGGCAAACATTCATGTGGCGGATTGCTCATTCGGGAGGACTTTGTTCTGACAGCAGCACACTGCAAACA AAATCAGCCAATGACGGTGGTACTTGGGGCACATAACAtcaggaagaaagagaaaagtcaGCAACGGATCCGAGTAGCCAAGTACCATCAGCATCCAGATTACACCGGAGAATACGACTACGACATAATGTTGCTTCAG TTAGAGAACAATGCCACGCTGACGAGGTCAGTGAAGGCCATCAGGCTGCCTAGGAAAAGTGGGAAAGTCCCCGCAAACATCAAATGTGCCGTTGCCGGCTGGGGCCAAACCGCCAAAACGGCGTCCTCAGATGTGCTAAAAGACGCCACGGAAGTGATACAGTTCGGCTTTGAGTGCAAAAATATATGGAAACAATACTTCAATTCTGAGCACATGATCTGTACCAAATTTGACAAAAAGAAGGGAGGGATTTGCCAG GGCGATTCTGGGGGACCACTGATCTGCAACAAAGTGCTACAGGGTTTGACAGCTTTTACCGTGAAAGGTGATTGCAACAATCCCAAATATCCACACGTCTTCATCAAAGTCAGTTCCTTTCTTCCCTGGATTAAGAAAGTTATGAATTGA
- the gtf2e1 gene encoding general transcription factor IIE subunit 1 has protein sequence MIEPEVLTEVPAALKRLAKQVVRGFFGVEHALALDVLIRNPCVREEDMLELLKFDRKQLRSVLNTLKADKFVKCRMRVETAPDGKTTRHNYYFINYRVLVNVVKYKLDHMRRRIETDERDSTNRASFRCPCCFSTFTDLEANQLFDPMTGTFRCTFCQTEVEEDASVCSDGRTLVARFNEQIEPIYALLRETEDVNLSQDLLEPEPAEIPALKQSRDRAAAAAGLNLSGPHREAWSTKGSSYADMYTQNVVISMEEQEEQQRQAMEGKAPKERPVWLTESTVQGAYSEPDVIKSSGDVAPVAQDVTAGHGIGHADENEEVMRALLIHEKRGVAGPGGGGASTAARKLTSSKANASDSESDTSESDDDSPSVPPAAAAQQRVAAEEEEDDDEFEEVGDEPMVMVGGRQFSYREVSQRPELVAQMSAQEKEAYIELGQNLFQDMYF, from the exons ATGATAGAACCAGAGGTACTGACCGAGGTCCCCGCGGCGCTGAAGCGGCTGGCCAAGCAGGTCGTAAGGGGCTTCTTCGGAGTGGAACATGCGTTGGCCCTGGACGTGCTCATTCGCAACCcgtgtgtgcgtgaggaggACATGCTGGAGCTGCTCAAGTTCGATCGTAAACAACTGCGCTCAGTGCTCAACACCCTCAAGGCAGACAAGTTTGTGAAGTGTCGCATGCGAGTGGAAACGGCGCCCGATGGCAAGACAACGCGCCACAACTACTACTTCATCAACTacag GGTGTTGGTCAACGTGGTGAAGTATAAATTGGATCATATGCGAAGGCGCATTGAGACGGATGAGCGAGACTCCACCAACCGCGCTTCCTTCCGGTGCCCATGCTGCTTCTCCACCTTCACAGATCTAGAGGCCAATCAGCTGTTTGACCCAATGACCG GTACATTTCGCTGCACCTTCTGCcagacagaggtggaggaggacgcgTCCGTCTGTTCCGACGGCAGGACGCTAGTGGCGCGCTTCAACGAGCAGATCGAGCCCATCTACGCGCTGCTACGTGAGACCGAAGATGTTAACTTGTCTCAGGATCTGCTGGAGCCCGAGCCGGCTGAGATTCCTGCCCTCAAACAGAG CCGCGATCGCGCCGCCGCAGCAGCCGGACTGAACCTAAGCGGGCCGCACCGCGAGGCCTGGTCAACCAAAGGCTCGTCTTACGCTGACATGTACACCCAGAATGTGGTCATCAgcatggaggagcaggaggagcagcagaggcaggCCATGGAAGGCAAGGCCCCGAAGGAGAGGCCGGTCTGGTTGACCGAGAGCACCGTGCAGGGTGCTTACAGCGAGCCCGACGTCATCAAGAGCA GTGGAGACGTCGCTCCTGTGGCCCAGGATGTAACTGCAGGTCATGGAATTGGTCATGCAGATGAGAACGAGGAGGTGATGCGCGCCCTGCTCATCCACGAGAAGAGAGGCGTGGCGGGACCGGGCGGAGGCGGAGCAAGCACCGCAGCCAGGAAGCTCACCTCCTCCAAAGCCAACGCCAGCGACTCCGAGAGCGACACCAGCGAATCGGACGACGACTCTCCCTCGGTTCCGCCCGCCGCGGCGGCCCAGCAACGGGTTgccgcggaggaggaagaggacgatgaTGAGTTTGAGGAGGTGGGGGATGAGCCGATGGTGATGGTGGGAGGCCGGCAGTTCTCCTACCGAGAGGTCAGCCAAAGGCCGGAGCTAGTGGCGCAAATGTCTGCCCAGGAGAAGGAGGCCTACATTGAATTGGGACAAAACCTCTTCCAGGACATGTACTTCTGA
- the nxph2a gene encoding neurexophilin-2 has product MRALQTFLFLFLLHQVTCRKARGGVTDLIEWGDGEQTTSPTGASPRILNPLRLFARGSPGFRSNMREITYLQNMEDFWDWLSNQTDAQGAQARTKRRPIVKTGKFKKMFGWGDFHSNIKTVKLNLLITGKIVDHGNGTFSVYFRHNSTGLGNVSVSLVPPSKVVEFEVAQQSTLETKDTKSFNCRIEYEKTDRNKKTALCGFDPSKVCYQEQTQSHVSWLCSKPFKVICIYIAFYSVDYKLVQKVCPDYNYHSDQPYSSTG; this is encoded by the exons ATGAGAGCTCTGCAAACAttcctgtttctctttctcctgcACCAG GTCACATGCAGGAAAGCGCGCGGAGGAGTCACGGACCTCATCGAGTGGGGCGATGGCGAACAGACGACTTCTCCCACGGGGGCCAGTCCGCGGATCCTCAACCCCCTGCGTTTGTTCGCCAGGGGGTCCCCTGGGTTCAGGAGCAACATGAGGGAAATTACATATTTACAGAACATGGAGGACTTCTGGGACTGGTTATCTAACCAGACAGATGCTCAGGGCGCACAGGCCAGAACTAAACGCAGGCCCATCGTTAAGACCGGCAAGTTCAAAAAGATGTTTGGCTGGGGGGACTTCCACTCCAACATCAAGACCGTTAAGCTCAACCTGCTGATAACGGGCAAGATCGTGGACCACGGGAACGGCACGTTCAGCGTCTACTTCCGCCACAACTCGACGGGCCTGGGCAACGTGTCGGTCAGCCTGGTGCCGCCCTCCAAGGTGGTGGAGTTCGAGGTGGCCCAGCAGTCCACGCTGGAGACCAAAGACACCAAATCCTTCAACTGCCGCATCGAGTACGAGAAGACGGACCGCAACAAGAAGACGGCGCTGTGCGGCTTCGACCCGTCCAAGGTGTGCTACCAGGAGCAGACGCAGAGCCACGTGTCCTGGCTGTGCTCCAAGCCCTTCAAAGTCATATGCATCTACATCGCGTTTTACAGCGTAGATTATAAACTGGTGCAGAAGGTGTGCCCGGACTATAACTACCACAGTGACCAACCCTACTCCTCCACAGGATGA
- the rabl3 gene encoding rab-like protein 3, whose product MASLDRVKVLVLGDSGVGKSSLVHLLCQNQVLGNPSWTVGCSVDVRVQDYKEGTPEEKTYYIELWDVGGSLGSASSIKSTRAVFYNSVNGIMLVHDLTNKKSSQNLYRWSLEALSKDSSPTRVIVSNGDYDREQFAENSVPLLLIGTKFDQIAETKRTEVLTRTAFLSEDFNAEEINLDCTNPRYLAAGTSNAVKLSRFFDKVIEKRYFTRDPSPMIGFADRKRFNFKSLHYD is encoded by the exons ATGGCTTCTCTTGACAGGGTAAAAGTGTTAGTTTTAGGAGATTCAG GGGTGGGCAAGTCTTCTTTGGTCCATCTGCTGTGTCAGAATCAGGTGTTAGGAAATCCATCCTGGACCGTCGGCTGCTCTGTGGATGTACGG GTCCAAGACTATAAGGAGGGAACCCCGGAGGAGAAGACCTACTACATTGAACTCTGGGATGTGGGAGGATCTCTTGGCAGTGCCAGCAGTATCAAAAGCACCCGAGCTGTGTTTTACAATTCAGTTAATG GAATTATGCTGGTACATGATTTAACAAATAAGAAATCGTCTCAGAATCTCTACCGCTGGTCTCTAGAAGCTTTAAGCAAGGATTCTTCTCCAACAAGAGTTATCGTCTCAAACGG TGACTATGACAGAGAGCAGTTTGCTGAGAACTCGGTGCCGTTGTTGCTGATTGGCACCAAGTTTGACCAGATCGCAGAGACCAAACGCACTGAAGTTCTCACACGGACGGCCTTCCTGTCTGAGGACTTCAATGCAGAGGAGATAAATCTC gaCTGCACCAACCCAAGATACCTTGCTGCAGGCACATCCAACGCAGTGAAGCTTAGCAGGTTCTTTGACAAG GTAATAGAGAAGAGATATTTCACAAGAGACCCGAGTCCG ATGATCGGTTTTGCAGACAGGAAGCGGTTCAACTTCAAAAGTTTGCACTATGACTGA